In Pengzhenrongella sicca, a single genomic region encodes these proteins:
- a CDS encoding VOC family protein, producing the protein MRLDHVAYAAEPDGLRSTAARLGAALGVVPIDGGVHPRFGTRNVILPLAEGRYVEVVEVLDHPSSDKAPFGQAVRARSETGGGWLCWVVAVDDLAPFERQLGYDAPPGNRRRPDGVELRWHQIGVKGLVTDPQLPYVLRWDTPAALHPSVGGRPDVRIAGLQIAGDPDRVRTWLGLDPEYTPTSVEFTFVAPHGTPGLLAVSFETSAGVVQI; encoded by the coding sequence ATGCGCCTCGACCACGTCGCCTACGCCGCCGAGCCCGACGGCCTCCGCTCGACCGCCGCACGCCTCGGCGCCGCTCTCGGGGTGGTGCCGATCGACGGCGGCGTGCACCCCCGGTTCGGCACCCGGAACGTCATCCTCCCGCTCGCCGAGGGGCGCTACGTCGAGGTTGTCGAGGTGCTCGACCACCCGTCGTCCGACAAGGCGCCGTTCGGGCAGGCGGTGCGGGCCCGCTCGGAGACGGGCGGCGGGTGGCTGTGCTGGGTCGTCGCCGTCGACGACCTCGCGCCCTTCGAGCGCCAGCTCGGGTACGACGCGCCCCCGGGCAACCGGCGTCGGCCCGACGGGGTGGAGCTGCGCTGGCACCAGATCGGCGTCAAGGGCCTGGTCACGGACCCCCAGCTGCCCTACGTGCTGCGGTGGGACACGCCCGCGGCGCTGCACCCGTCGGTCGGAGGCCGGCCCGACGTCCGGATCGCGGGGCTCCAGATCGCCGGCGATCCCGACCGGGTCCGGACCTGGCTCGGCCTCGACCCGGAGTACACCCCGACGTCGGTCGAGTTCACGTTCGTCGCCCCGCACGGCACCCCGGGGCTCCTCGCGGTGTCGTTCGAGACGTCCGCGGGCGTCGTGCAGATTTAG
- a CDS encoding LysR family transcriptional regulator: protein MDLRMLETFVAVAEEGGFTRAAVRLHLVQSSVSASVASLERQLGFRLFDRRTRSVQLTAEGRSFLESARAAVDAFNRAREDAAKLGGGVAGTVAVGVLVIPDMLGVARAVTTLHAQHPGIDIIVRTATNGSEGLLGDIVAGDLDLSFVVLPLPFAHPPEIVFEPLVAGRYLLCCGRSHPWAGRTDDIPVEEFDGVDFVEFPHGFSTRRATDERFAHTQVRRRTHVEVAHLELVATYIAAGTGVGFVTENLVQASDALVPLTASWIDLRWSIAIARRRGRRVSGAASTFLDVVRENSRAAIATGTGLTPG, encoded by the coding sequence ATGGATCTCCGGATGCTCGAGACGTTCGTCGCGGTCGCCGAGGAGGGCGGGTTCACCCGTGCTGCGGTTCGGCTGCACCTCGTGCAGTCGTCGGTCTCGGCGTCGGTGGCGAGCCTCGAACGCCAGCTCGGCTTCCGGCTGTTCGACCGGCGCACCCGGTCGGTGCAGCTCACGGCCGAGGGGCGCTCGTTCCTCGAGTCGGCGCGCGCCGCCGTCGACGCCTTCAACCGCGCCCGCGAGGACGCCGCCAAGCTCGGCGGCGGCGTTGCCGGCACCGTAGCTGTCGGCGTGCTGGTGATCCCCGACATGCTCGGCGTCGCCAGGGCCGTGACCACTCTGCACGCGCAGCATCCGGGCATCGACATCATCGTGCGCACTGCGACGAACGGCAGCGAAGGCCTGCTGGGCGACATCGTCGCCGGGGACCTTGACCTGAGCTTCGTCGTCCTCCCGCTCCCGTTCGCCCACCCTCCGGAGATCGTGTTCGAGCCGCTTGTCGCGGGGCGCTATCTGCTGTGCTGCGGGCGTTCGCACCCTTGGGCGGGGCGCACCGATGACATCCCCGTCGAGGAGTTCGACGGCGTCGACTTCGTCGAGTTCCCGCACGGGTTCAGTACGCGCCGGGCGACGGACGAGCGGTTCGCCCACACCCAGGTCCGACGCCGGACCCACGTCGAGGTCGCCCACCTCGAGCTCGTCGCGACGTACATCGCCGCCGGCACGGGTGTCGGCTTCGTCACCGAGAACCTGGTCCAGGCCTCTGACGCGCTGGTCCCGCTCACCGCATCGTGGATCGACCTGCGCTGGTCCATCGCGATCGCTCGCCGACGTGGCCGGAGGGTCTCCGGCGCAGCGTCCACCTTCCTCGACGTGGTGCGCGAGAACAGCCGCGCGGCGATCGCGACAGGTACGGGGCTGACGCCCGGCTGA
- the ychF gene encoding redox-regulated ATPase YchF, with protein MALTIGIVGLPNVGKSTLFNALTRAQVLAANYPFATIEPNVGIVPLPDPRLEVLAGIFGSQRILPATVSFVDIAGIVRGASEGEGLGNKFLANIREAEAICQVTRVFADPDVIHVEGKVSPKDDIETINTELILADLQTLEKAIPRLEKEVRGKKAEQGLLDAAIGARTLLEAGTTLFQGAAAAGLDPEQVAALQLMTAKPFIYVFNTDDAGLADAATQADLRAFVAPADAIFLDAKFESELVELEPDEAAEMLSETGIEEAGLDQLARVGFHTLGLQTYLTAGPKETRAWTIHRGWTAPQAAGVIHTDFQRGFIKAEVIGFDDLVETGSIAAARAAGKARVEGKDYVMADGDVVEFRFNV; from the coding sequence GTGGCTCTCACTATCGGCATCGTCGGCCTGCCCAACGTCGGCAAGTCCACCCTCTTCAACGCCCTCACCCGTGCGCAGGTGCTCGCCGCGAACTACCCGTTCGCGACGATCGAGCCCAACGTCGGGATCGTGCCGCTGCCGGACCCGCGGCTCGAGGTCCTCGCGGGGATCTTCGGCAGCCAGCGCATCCTGCCCGCGACGGTGTCGTTCGTCGACATCGCGGGCATCGTGCGCGGCGCGAGCGAGGGGGAGGGGCTCGGCAACAAGTTCCTCGCGAACATCCGCGAGGCCGAGGCGATCTGCCAGGTCACGCGCGTCTTCGCCGATCCCGACGTCATCCACGTCGAGGGCAAGGTCTCGCCCAAGGACGACATCGAGACCATCAACACCGAGCTGATCCTCGCGGACCTGCAGACCCTCGAGAAGGCGATCCCGCGCCTCGAGAAGGAGGTCCGCGGAAAGAAGGCCGAGCAGGGGCTGCTCGACGCCGCGATCGGCGCGCGCACGCTGCTCGAGGCCGGCACCACGCTGTTCCAGGGCGCGGCCGCGGCGGGCCTCGACCCCGAGCAGGTCGCGGCGCTGCAGCTCATGACGGCCAAGCCGTTCATCTACGTCTTCAACACCGACGACGCCGGCCTCGCCGACGCCGCGACCCAGGCCGACCTGCGCGCGTTCGTCGCGCCCGCGGACGCGATCTTCCTCGACGCGAAGTTCGAGTCCGAGCTCGTCGAGCTCGAGCCGGACGAGGCGGCCGAGATGCTGTCCGAGACCGGCATCGAGGAGGCCGGCCTGGACCAGCTCGCGCGGGTGGGCTTCCACACGCTCGGCCTGCAGACCTACCTCACCGCCGGGCCCAAGGAGACGCGCGCCTGGACCATCCACCGCGGCTGGACCGCGCCGCAGGCCGCCGGTGTCATCCACACCGACTTCCAGCGAGGCTTCATCAAGGCCGAGGTCATCGGCTTCGACGACCTCGTCGAGACGGGCTCGATCGCGGCTGCCCGCGCCGCCGGCAAGGCGCGCGTCGAGGGCAAGGACTACGTGATGGCCGACGGCGACGTGGTGGAGTTCAGATTTAACGTGTGA
- a CDS encoding FAD-binding oxidoreductase: MTTSTPAAITPRISGFASVAQTEPSPLSRRQRFSAGVAASLALSGLAATLAMPDAVRDVGAMLGAAAGGCLALALGASASDRRGRRRFTSIGLTVATAGAMVPLVGAPTLPAGLLLGIGAMMTVVAATAWLADTEERTGTSLAVALVAMAAGVAVGALLAPLVVAGLAVAALAATAVAAETVRGPRTPVYAMPAAPQLVGPPAARAVLLALVVILALPRVGLAATLVAATVLAVGARLAGFVRRRPRSGSEPGARHTRAYRRAVASFDSTASPAPARGGTVTTVEEVRRAIGHARAAQLGVSMHSTGHAAMGLGDLRRNVLVKVAMDGPITVDPAGALVRVPAGRPWADVVPLLRPHGLAVPHGSSGHVGVVGYLTRGGLSAYGRHTGVAANHLESIELVTADGEHLTVSRVRDPELFWALRGGGGGFGVVTAVTVRAFTPGTVVTGTTAWELDDAREVARAWAEWTAGAPSAITTSLRILSLAPLPGMPLRLTGRPLLVVDGTAVDGDACAREAAGELLARLRGAGRPVLDTWRVADPGEVPHTHMDPPIAPAHGSRHALVGARGPGDLSQAIQITEAMLAGAARPNSRLAFAELRQLGGALASPVDDGGAVGHYRGAFGWLAIALHGRRGAAAAREAIDTAWEPVSRWATGYSAPTLAVERENPERSFPADTALRVAQVRSRVDPDGVFATDVQPAALPR, from the coding sequence ATGACCACCTCGACACCCGCGGCGATCACACCCCGCATCAGCGGGTTCGCCTCTGTCGCGCAGACCGAGCCATCTCCGCTGTCGCGACGGCAGAGGTTCTCGGCTGGCGTCGCCGCGTCCCTCGCCCTGTCAGGGCTGGCGGCCACCCTTGCCATGCCCGACGCGGTGCGCGACGTCGGCGCGATGCTCGGCGCCGCCGCGGGAGGCTGCCTCGCGCTCGCACTCGGCGCATCCGCCTCCGACCGACGCGGACGTCGCCGCTTCACATCGATCGGTCTCACTGTCGCCACCGCGGGAGCGATGGTTCCCCTCGTCGGCGCACCGACGCTGCCTGCGGGCCTGCTCCTCGGCATCGGCGCAATGATGACCGTCGTGGCCGCGACGGCCTGGCTCGCTGACACCGAGGAGCGAACCGGCACCTCGCTCGCGGTCGCGCTGGTCGCGATGGCCGCCGGGGTCGCCGTCGGCGCGCTTCTGGCTCCGCTCGTCGTCGCGGGCCTCGCTGTGGCAGCGCTGGCCGCCACAGCGGTGGCCGCAGAGACGGTTCGTGGCCCGCGCACCCCGGTGTACGCGATGCCTGCAGCGCCCCAGTTGGTCGGTCCCCCCGCCGCGAGGGCCGTGCTGCTCGCGCTCGTCGTCATCCTCGCGCTCCCGCGGGTGGGCCTGGCCGCCACGCTCGTCGCTGCCACCGTGCTCGCCGTTGGCGCAAGGCTCGCCGGGTTCGTGCGCCGCAGACCGCGCTCGGGCTCGGAGCCGGGTGCGCGCCACACGCGGGCCTACCGGCGCGCGGTGGCCTCGTTCGATTCCACCGCCTCGCCGGCTCCCGCACGCGGCGGCACCGTGACCACCGTCGAGGAGGTGCGGAGAGCCATTGGGCACGCCCGTGCGGCCCAGCTCGGCGTCTCGATGCACTCGACCGGCCACGCCGCGATGGGTCTGGGCGACCTGCGCCGCAACGTGCTCGTCAAGGTCGCGATGGACGGGCCGATCACCGTCGACCCGGCGGGCGCGCTGGTGCGGGTTCCGGCCGGCCGCCCGTGGGCTGACGTGGTGCCGCTGCTCCGTCCGCACGGGCTGGCGGTGCCGCACGGCTCGTCCGGACACGTCGGTGTCGTCGGATATCTGACCCGCGGCGGACTGTCGGCCTACGGCCGCCACACCGGGGTGGCCGCGAACCACCTCGAGTCGATCGAGCTCGTCACGGCCGACGGCGAGCACCTGACGGTCAGCCGCGTGCGCGATCCCGAGCTGTTCTGGGCGCTGCGCGGCGGCGGCGGGGGCTTCGGTGTGGTCACGGCGGTCACCGTCAGGGCCTTCACTCCCGGCACGGTCGTCACGGGCACCACCGCGTGGGAACTCGACGACGCCCGTGAGGTCGCGCGGGCGTGGGCCGAGTGGACCGCTGGGGCCCCATCCGCGATCACCACGTCGCTGCGGATCCTCTCGCTGGCGCCGCTCCCCGGGATGCCGCTGCGACTCACCGGACGCCCGCTCCTCGTGGTCGACGGGACCGCCGTCGACGGCGACGCCTGCGCACGGGAGGCCGCCGGCGAGCTGCTCGCCCGCCTGCGCGGAGCCGGCCGTCCCGTGCTCGACACCTGGCGCGTCGCCGATCCGGGCGAGGTTCCGCACACCCACATGGACCCACCGATCGCTCCGGCGCACGGGTCCCGCCATGCGCTCGTTGGCGCCAGGGGGCCGGGCGACCTTAGCCAGGCCATCCAGATCACCGAGGCGATGCTCGCGGGCGCCGCCCGACCGAACAGCCGCCTCGCCTTCGCCGAGCTCCGCCAGCTCGGCGGCGCGCTCGCCTCCCCCGTGGATGACGGGGGAGCCGTCGGGCACTACCGCGGTGCGTTCGGCTGGTTGGCCATCGCACTCCACGGACGCCGGGGCGCTGCGGCCGCCAGGGAGGCGATCGACACTGCCTGGGAGCCGGTGTCACGGTGGGCGACCGGGTACTCAGCGCCGACTCTCGCCGTCGAGCGTGAGAACCCCGAGCGGTCGTTCCCGGCCGACACAGCCCTGCGCGTCGCTCAGGTACGCTCCCGGGTCGATCCAGACGGCGTGTTCGCGACCGACGTGCAGCCTGCCGCGCTCCCGCGGTGA
- a CDS encoding basic amino acid ABC transporter substrate-binding protein — translation MRTPTRRIGTLVALSAVAALALSACGGGDAPATSDSGVPLVEAGKLIACTHLPYEPFEFNDGGTIVGFDVDVVAEIAADLDVELEVVDTPFEGIQTGEDLSTGKCDVAAAGMTITDVREEALDFSEPYFEATQALMVKADSDIATLADLEGKKLGVQAATTGEIYAQDEAPGAELVQFEDLALLQTAVQTGQVDAAINDNGVLLDFVSKNDDVQVVTEFDTGEQYGLGVKTGNADLLEAVNATLARLASDGTYDTIYEKWLGVAPATS, via the coding sequence GTGCGCACTCCCACTCGTCGAATCGGCACCCTCGTTGCCCTGTCCGCTGTGGCCGCCCTCGCGCTGAGCGCGTGCGGCGGCGGCGACGCACCGGCGACCTCCGACAGCGGGGTGCCACTCGTCGAGGCGGGCAAGCTCATCGCCTGCACTCACCTCCCGTACGAGCCGTTCGAGTTCAACGACGGCGGCACGATCGTGGGCTTCGACGTCGACGTCGTCGCGGAGATCGCCGCGGACCTCGACGTCGAGCTCGAGGTCGTGGACACCCCGTTCGAGGGCATCCAGACCGGCGAGGACCTCAGCACGGGCAAGTGCGACGTCGCCGCCGCCGGGATGACGATCACCGACGTGCGTGAGGAGGCGCTCGACTTCTCCGAGCCCTACTTCGAGGCGACGCAGGCCCTCATGGTCAAGGCCGACTCGGACATCGCGACGCTCGCCGACCTCGAGGGCAAGAAGCTCGGCGTGCAGGCCGCGACGACCGGCGAGATCTACGCGCAGGACGAGGCGCCCGGCGCCGAGCTGGTCCAGTTCGAGGACCTCGCGCTGCTGCAGACCGCCGTCCAGACGGGCCAGGTCGACGCCGCGATCAACGACAACGGCGTGCTGCTCGACTTCGTCTCCAAGAACGACGACGTCCAGGTCGTCACCGAGTTCGACACCGGCGAGCAGTACGGGCTCGGCGTCAAGACCGGGAACGCCGACCTGCTCGAGGCCGTCAACGCGACCCTCGCCCGCCTGGCGAGCGACGGGACGTACGACACGATCTACGAGAAGTGGCTCGGGGTCGCTCCCGCGACGAGCTGA
- a CDS encoding ATP-binding protein has protein sequence MAIEYVPRIADGQLLDRLAALGAVVIEGPKACGKTATARRRAASEVLLDVDVEAMRAVAVDPRLVLDGPSPRLIDEWQRGPRVWDAVRRAVDDRSVPGQFILTGSATPNDDAARHSGAGRISVMRMRPMTLFEQGYSTGQMSLAALMSGEAPDATRSELTLRAYTERIVVGGWPQLLGAEPKVAMQFIRDYLETIVEHDIDVVSGARRDPRLVRRFLHAYAQLTAHPARLSTIVARAHGGDFESADEDAGGLTRWSAEPYLRALRRMMIVDEIEAWSPSLRSRSRLISLPKRLLVDPSLAAGLMDCSPERLLGDLNTLGFLFESLAARDLRIYAEASGGRVFHYRESSGDLEVDLVVEQADGRWAGFEVKLGGDLVDEAAAALLHLADTRVSVAPSALVVITGTEYGYRRTDGVWVLPLGCLGP, from the coding sequence ATGGCCATCGAGTACGTGCCGCGGATCGCGGACGGCCAGTTGCTGGATCGCCTTGCGGCGCTCGGTGCGGTCGTGATCGAGGGGCCCAAGGCATGCGGCAAGACGGCAACGGCGCGGCGGCGTGCCGCGAGCGAGGTGCTGCTCGACGTCGACGTCGAAGCGATGCGTGCGGTGGCAGTCGATCCCCGGCTGGTCCTCGACGGTCCGTCGCCACGGTTGATCGACGAGTGGCAGCGCGGGCCACGGGTGTGGGACGCCGTGCGGCGCGCGGTGGATGACCGCTCAGTGCCGGGTCAGTTCATCCTCACGGGTTCAGCGACGCCGAACGACGACGCCGCGAGGCATTCTGGCGCGGGGCGCATCAGTGTGATGAGGATGCGCCCGATGACTCTGTTCGAGCAGGGTTACTCGACGGGGCAGATGTCGCTCGCTGCGTTGATGTCTGGTGAGGCGCCGGATGCCACGCGCAGCGAACTCACGTTGCGGGCGTACACCGAGCGGATTGTTGTTGGTGGCTGGCCGCAGCTCCTCGGGGCCGAGCCGAAGGTTGCGATGCAGTTCATCCGCGACTACCTCGAAACGATCGTCGAGCACGACATCGATGTGGTGTCCGGGGCTCGCCGGGACCCGCGGTTGGTGCGCCGGTTCTTGCACGCCTACGCCCAGCTCACCGCCCACCCGGCCCGGCTCAGCACGATCGTCGCGCGGGCGCACGGAGGAGACTTCGAGAGTGCCGACGAGGACGCCGGCGGTCTGACGCGGTGGTCCGCCGAGCCCTACCTTCGGGCATTGAGGCGAATGATGATCGTGGACGAGATCGAAGCGTGGAGCCCCTCGCTCCGCTCACGGAGCAGGCTGATCAGCCTGCCGAAGCGGCTGCTGGTCGATCCTTCGCTCGCCGCGGGACTGATGGACTGCTCGCCCGAGCGGCTTCTCGGTGACCTGAACACGCTCGGCTTTCTGTTCGAGTCACTCGCCGCTCGGGATCTTCGAATCTACGCCGAGGCGAGCGGCGGACGAGTCTTCCACTATCGCGAGAGCTCCGGTGACCTTGAGGTCGATCTTGTGGTCGAGCAGGCGGACGGGCGCTGGGCAGGGTTCGAGGTCAAGCTCGGGGGCGACCTGGTCGACGAGGCGGCGGCGGCACTGCTCCACCTGGCCGACACCCGGGTATCTGTCGCGCCCAGTGCGCTCGTCGTCATCACCGGCACCGAGTATGGCTACCGTCGGACCGATGGGGTCTGGGTGCTTCCCCTCGGCTGCCTCGGGCCGTGA
- a CDS encoding amino acid ABC transporter permease, whose product MALTRRQRARTLRGTQYAVLVAAFVVIALIADWDTIFDRLLNPAVAAEQFPGIILTALRNTVIYTSLGFALALAVGLLLALMKLSSVAPYRWIANIYVEFFRGIPALLVFLAFGFGVPLAFGTRFGIYTTVMLSLGLVSGAYIAETLRAGIQAVPKGQMEAARSLGMSSGRAMVSIVIPQAFRIILPPLTNELILLTKDSSLIYLLGLSLNEYELTKFGRDAMNQTANLTPLVVTGLCYLIITIPLGFAVRRLESRSAKAR is encoded by the coding sequence TTGGCACTGACCAGGCGGCAACGCGCCCGAACGCTGCGCGGCACGCAGTATGCGGTGCTCGTGGCGGCCTTCGTCGTCATCGCGCTCATCGCGGACTGGGACACCATCTTCGACCGGCTGCTGAACCCGGCCGTCGCGGCCGAGCAGTTCCCGGGGATCATCCTCACCGCGCTGCGCAACACCGTGATCTACACCTCGCTCGGCTTCGCGCTCGCGCTCGCGGTCGGCCTGCTGCTGGCGCTGATGAAGCTCTCGTCGGTTGCGCCCTACCGGTGGATCGCGAACATCTACGTCGAGTTCTTCCGGGGCATCCCGGCGCTGCTCGTGTTCCTCGCGTTCGGGTTCGGCGTCCCGCTCGCGTTCGGGACGCGGTTCGGGATCTACACGACCGTGATGCTCTCGCTCGGGCTCGTCAGCGGCGCGTACATCGCCGAGACCCTGCGTGCGGGCATCCAGGCCGTGCCGAAGGGGCAGATGGAGGCCGCTCGCTCGCTCGGGATGTCCTCGGGCCGGGCGATGGTCTCGATCGTCATCCCGCAGGCTTTCCGCATCATCCTGCCGCCGCTGACCAACGAGCTCATCCTGCTCACGAAGGACTCCTCGCTCATCTACCTGCTCGGCCTGTCGCTGAACGAGTACGAGCTGACGAAGTTCGGGCGCGACGCCATGAACCAGACCGCCAACCTGACGCCGCTGGTCGTGACCGGCCTGTGCTACCTCATCATCACGATCCCGCTCGGCTTCGCCGTGCGCCGGCTCGAATCTCGCTCAGCAAAGGCCCGGTGA
- a CDS encoding DinB family protein — protein MPPADPKADLRRYLQEAREALLRKLDGITEYDARRPLTATGTNLLGLVKHVASVELGYFGETFERPHGVPLPWLDEGAEPNADMWATPEQSHAEIVALYHRAWAHSDATIDALDLDAVGHVPWWSPERNEVTLLRILAHMIAETSRHAGHADIVRELIDGQVGLRAANDNLPAGDAAWWADYRERLERAARAAGPVAPPGGAQAYSVVGVEGAVAFEGDASGGVPIALAQPDSPAKIVRSTPENL, from the coding sequence ATGCCACCCGCCGATCCGAAGGCCGACCTCCGCCGCTACCTGCAGGAGGCGCGCGAGGCGCTGCTGCGCAAGCTCGACGGGATCACCGAGTACGACGCCCGCCGCCCCCTGACCGCGACCGGGACCAACCTGCTCGGGCTCGTCAAGCACGTGGCGAGCGTCGAGCTCGGGTACTTCGGCGAGACCTTCGAGCGCCCGCACGGCGTGCCGCTCCCGTGGCTGGACGAGGGCGCCGAGCCGAACGCGGACATGTGGGCGACCCCCGAGCAGTCGCACGCCGAGATCGTCGCGCTCTACCACCGCGCCTGGGCGCACTCCGACGCGACGATCGACGCGCTCGACCTCGACGCCGTCGGCCACGTGCCGTGGTGGTCGCCCGAGCGCAACGAGGTCACGCTGCTGCGGATCCTCGCGCACATGATCGCCGAGACCAGCCGGCACGCGGGTCACGCGGACATCGTCCGCGAGCTCATCGACGGGCAGGTCGGGCTGCGCGCGGCGAACGACAACCTGCCGGCCGGCGACGCGGCGTGGTGGGCCGACTACCGCGAGCGGCTAGAGCGGGCGGCGCGGGCCGCCGGTCCGGTGGCTCCCCCCGGCGGCGCCCAGGCCTACTCGGTCGTCGGCGTCGAGGGGGCGGTCGCATTCGAGGGCGACGCCTCCGGCGGCGTGCCGATCGCGCTCGCGCAGCCGGACTCCCCCGCGAAGATCGTCAGGTCCACGCCCGAGAACCTGTAG
- a CDS encoding endo-1,4-beta-xylanase → MQLVAVPTPPALAHRTARTAVTVAGPDGRPAADAEVTVEQRRHEFAFGNSGFDFVPPPGDENAEPGGPLAGLWLDLFNTATLPFYWRDVEPVRGRPDTARLLRAARWLVDHGCAVKGHPLAWHTLAPQWLLPLPEDEVAAAVVDRITREVTGFAGVIDTWDAINEVVIMPRFDREANGLTRLCARDGRVATVARTFDAARAANPRATLLLNDFDLSAEYEQLIEDCLAAGIRIDALGLQTHMHQGYWGEDRTLAMLDRFARFGLPLHLTETTLVSGHVMPAEIEDLNDYVIDDWPSTPAGEERQADEIARHYRTLLGHPAVQSVTYWGLSDDGAWLGAPAGLVRADGTPKPAYDALHALIKGAWWLPPTSVRTDGDGRFELEGFRGDYVVRGPGEPGDVRLG, encoded by the coding sequence ATGCAGCTCGTCGCCGTGCCCACCCCGCCGGCCCTGGCGCACCGCACCGCGCGGACGGCGGTCACGGTGGCGGGTCCGGACGGCCGACCCGCGGCCGACGCCGAGGTCACGGTCGAGCAGCGCCGGCACGAGTTCGCGTTCGGGAACTCCGGCTTCGACTTCGTGCCGCCGCCCGGCGACGAGAACGCCGAACCTGGCGGGCCGCTCGCCGGCCTGTGGCTGGACCTGTTCAACACCGCGACGCTGCCGTTCTACTGGCGCGACGTCGAGCCGGTGCGGGGCCGCCCCGACACGGCGCGGCTGCTGCGCGCCGCGCGGTGGCTGGTCGATCACGGCTGCGCGGTCAAGGGTCACCCGCTCGCGTGGCACACGCTGGCCCCGCAGTGGCTGCTCCCCCTGCCCGAGGACGAGGTCGCGGCCGCCGTCGTCGACCGGATCACGCGCGAGGTGACCGGCTTCGCCGGGGTGATCGACACCTGGGACGCGATCAACGAGGTCGTCATCATGCCCAGGTTCGACCGCGAGGCGAACGGCCTCACCCGGCTCTGCGCGCGCGACGGCCGCGTGGCCACGGTGGCGCGCACGTTCGACGCCGCCCGCGCCGCGAATCCGCGCGCCACCCTGCTGCTCAACGACTTCGACCTGTCGGCCGAGTACGAGCAGCTCATCGAGGACTGCCTCGCCGCCGGGATCCGCATCGACGCGCTCGGGCTGCAGACCCACATGCATCAGGGCTACTGGGGCGAGGACCGCACGCTCGCCATGCTCGACCGGTTCGCGCGGTTCGGGCTGCCGCTGCACCTAACCGAGACGACCCTGGTCTCCGGCCACGTGATGCCCGCCGAGATCGAGGACCTCAACGACTACGTGATCGACGACTGGCCGTCGACCCCGGCGGGCGAGGAGCGGCAGGCGGACGAGATCGCCCGGCACTACCGCACGCTGCTCGGCCATCCGGCCGTGCAGTCGGTGACCTACTGGGGCCTGTCCGACGACGGCGCGTGGCTCGGCGCCCCGGCGGGGCTCGTGCGCGCGGACGGCACGCCGAAGCCTGCCTACGACGCGCTGCACGCGCTGATCAAGGGGGCGTGGTGGTTGCCGCCGACGTCGGTGCGCACCGACGGAGACGGTCGCTTCGAGCTCGAGGGCTTCCGTGGGGACTACGTGGTGCGCGGTCCCGGCGAACCCGGCGATGTCCGGCTCGGATGA